Below is a genomic region from Vicia villosa cultivar HV-30 ecotype Madison, WI unplaced genomic scaffold, Vvil1.0 ctg.000685F_1_1, whole genome shotgun sequence.
TTTATGCTATGGTTATTGATATATCTCAACTTGATGACATGTTAGGGAAATGCTTCAGAGAAGGATATTGGCCATGGCACACTGATGATATCTGGTCTTGATCCATCTGTTTTAAAAGATgaactaaaacatatttttgggTTTTATGGAGAAATCAAAGAAGTAAGTTATAGATTGTTGGTTTTCATCCATTTTTGGTGCTTGTATCATCAGATGATATCAGCTTCTTAAATGTAATGTCTTTTATTGCAGATCTATGAATACTCAGAAATGAATCATATCAAATATATTGAATTTTATGATGTTCGAGGCGCAGAAGCTTCTCTTCGTTCATTGAATGGGATCTGCATTGCTGGGAAGCACATCAAGCTTGAACCTGGCCATCCTAAGATTGCAACATGGTGGCTATtacaactttttatttattttgaactactttttttaattaacttttggAGCCCTTTTTTACCTTTTTGTCTAACTTATCTATATGTTTTAGATAAAGTCTTTATTTAGAGTAAGCATATTTATTCTTGTCACCTTAGATAGTATTCTCTCTTTCTAGTAGTTAGTGGAGTAGAGTTGTCATCAATCACCTTGATGGAAAAAAATATTacctttttgttttatttaactgTTACTGATCATAACAATCCTGGAAACCCTTCTTTTGTAGTATGATGCAGCCATCTCAAAAGGGACCAGATGAACCTGATATTGGTCATAATCTCAATGACATCCTATTCTTAAGACAAAAGGGTGCGATTTtgtcttttactttttttttggaagctaagaTGTACTTGGTCTCACTAGACATAATTTACAGGAGTGTCTTCTGGAGTTATTGCATCTGGTGGAAGCTTGGAAAATGGATATAATCAAAGATTTCATTCTCCATCACAGCTGCCTTTGAATGCTTTTATTGATGACAAAATTTTTCACAGTATTTCCAACACCACAAGAGGGGCATCTGCTGTTCCAAGATTCCACCCTCATTCTTTGCCTGAGTATTTTGATGGCCTGGCTAATGGTAGTCCTTACAATTTGTCAAACACCATTAAAATGGCCGCCAATATTGGAACTGGATCCACAGAAGCATCTGATGGCAGGCACATTCAGGGAATGAGCTCAACTGGGAACTTAGCAGATTTTAATGCCGGCGGTAAGTTTAATATGCGATGGATATTCATACTTTGTTTGCAACAGTTTCAAAATTGCTCCAAGTCTatagaaaataaattatgatatGAAGGGATGAATTTATTCAAAAGGTTAAAGTTATTGTTTTACTTTAAATGGAATCCTAGGAAATGGGAGTCTTCCCCATCACCACCAGCTTTATCATATGTGGAATGGCTCAAACTTGCGTCAGCAATCTCCATCAAATGCTGTGGTTTGGCAGAAAACACCATCTTTTGTTAATGGTGCTTGTGCTCCAGGTCTTCCACAGATGCCTAGTTTTGCCAGGTCACCGGCTCATGTTCTGAGGGCATCACATGTAGACCACCATGTTGGATCAGCACCAGTTGTTACAGGATCACCCTGGGAAAGACAACATTCTTACTTGGGAGAGTCTCCTGATGCTCCTGGTTTTAGATTGGGTTCTCTGGGAAATGCAGGTTTTCCTGGTAGCTGGCAGTTGCATCCTCCAGATCTTTCTAGCAACATGTTTTCTCATGTTCGTGGGAATGTTAACGATTTGACATCCAGTGTCGGgcagggttctcctaaacagttGTCACATGTCTTCCCTGGGAGACTTCCCATGACTTCAATGTCAAAATTTGATTCCACTAATGAACGAATGAGAAACCTCTATCATCGCAGAAGTGAAGCAAACAATAACCATGCTGATAAGAAACAATTTGAACTCGACCTAGGCCGCATATTGCGCGGGGAAGACAACCGAACAACTCTTATGATAAAAAATATTCCTAACAAGTATTTCTCCCTTTCTagtatacttttttttttctgcTTGCACTGTTATCTTTTCATCTTTGGTTTACAAATTGTTTATTTCACTCTTGCCCTTTTCATTTTTGATGCATTAGTTAGCCAATGTTATCTCGCTCTTTTGCTTGACAACACTTACGGGGATACACCTTTACTTTTTACATGCCTGTGcatattttcttatatatattgattaattggTGTTTTCCTTAAACAGATATTACTAGGAGTTTTACTTTTTTTACTTACCTGTGGATGTGTTCTTATTTATATTGATTAATTGGTTTTTCCTTAAACATATTTTACTATGAGTTAAGCGTGCAAATTCTTTGGCACTGTTCTATTAATTTATTCTTTCCCATttgatatttgtatttattttttcttatttgatCTTTATATAAATATCTCGGCAGGTATACTTCAAAGATGCTTCTTACAGCCATAGATGAGAGTTGTCGGGGAGCTTATGATTTTCTGTATTTGCCAATTGATTTTAAGGCAAGTATTTGTTTGGTGTTGGTACTCCTTTGATAAGTGAAGCAATTGTAAATGTTTTCTAAGTCAGTTGTACAAATTGTTGCAGAACAAGTGTAATGTTGGCTATGCATTCATCAATATGATTGAGCCTGCCCAAATCGTTCCATTCCACCAGGTTATTTGAGAACTCTTGTATACCTATGAATTATAGTTATTTATTTGCCTTTGCAATATGAATTTTAAGTTCATCCGTTACTTTTTGTTCTGCGTCTGTTGATAAAACTAAATCGATAAGGAATGTTATGCAGGCTTTTAATGGGAAAAAATGGGAGAAGTTTAACAGTGAAAAGGTAGCTGTGCTTGCATATGCTCGAATTCAAGGAAAATCTGCTCTTATCGCTCATTTCCAGAATTCAAGCCTGATGAATGAAGATAAACGTTGTCGTCCTATTCTATTCCATACAGATGGTCCAAATGCTGGTGATCCGGTAAATCAGCTTAATCTTTACCTGTAATCGATATTAAATATTAGATGCCAAATTTTTACCTATACATTGAGTATGATAATGCATGCTTCCAAAAATGTTTATATGACTTGCTCACAACAACTAAAGCATTATGGTTATAACTTGAGTTGGATTTTGCCAACACTAAAACGCTATCTGGTATTTGTGGTTTTGACCTAGTTTTTCCTTGCAGGAGCCTTTCCCCTTGGGTGCCAATATTAGAGTAAGGCCCGGAAAATTACGTAATAGCATCAACGAGGAAAACCGTATTCAAGGGAATTCTTCATCTTTGGCAAGTGCTGAGGAGTTTGCTAGCGGAATAGATTCTTCACCGAGTTCTTCAAGAGACACTGACTGATTTAGCCTCAAGCACTAACAGATCAACGCTGCATACCTTGTCAACTCCATCATTGTATATTTACATTtactttgtgtgtgtgtgtgagggaGAAGAGTTGGAGCAGCCGATAGGAAAGAGGGGCTCGCAATTTTGGCCTTATAGAGGAGCcttgaaaaagattttgaaggTTGAGGTACATAACCAGAATGAAGTCAAAGATTctagtattttatttgtttaccTAAATTTTTGCGAGGAACCATTCTACCATCTTACAAGTTTAGAGAGACTGGCTTAACTGAAGCTTAAAATTTTGGCTATAGCTTTGAATGCACAATTTGCAGTTCCCTTGAGATATAGTGCACATCATTGTGTATTACAAGGGTGCTTTGCTCATTTTGTTTTCATTATTGTTATTTCTGATGTTCATATGTAATTTTGTTACCTTATATTCCCCCGGCATTGTCGTCTTTATAGGAATTTTGTCTATATACTATGATTGTTGATGGAAGTTGTTTAATTGGAATTTTCATTTAGATCCGTATATTTCTATTTTGCGTATTTATTTGTGAGTTCATTTGTCTGTGATTCAGAATCTTAACCAATTCTCCATGTAAATGGTGTTCAGTTCAACATTAGCAATGGAAAATTTCTAAATGAGAGACTGAACTGAATACCATTTTTAGTATAAATGAGTTTCTTCCATGACTTACTAAAAGTCGTGTCATTTTTCTTAGACAAGGTTATGAAGATATTCTCTTTTACAAAGGGACAAAATGAACACAGTATAGCATCATTAGGAGGTTCATTTCATGACTTTGTTTATTTGCAGATTTTTTCAAGTGAAATGAATGCTTTGAAGTAAACTTATTGTGCTAGCATTTAATTCTTATGCCACTCACTGCTGTCACATTACTTAAATGAGAGGTAACGTAATGAAGTGGGCCTTATTAACGTGATAGTGACACATCGTTACCCGAGTTAAAAGTCTCAACACATGAACACATTCTACCCTGTTATATTAGTTGAGATCAAATGCATCATATTGATTTTATGAGTATTACTTAACCACCCAATGTGGTGAGAATGAACAAACTGAAAAAAATCTGAATTTGACCTTTCTATATTTTGAAAACACATGCACATAACGCTTTATAAGTGCCATCCACCTCATATTTGTCCGAGAATGGTTCTAAGATCCATCTACGGAATATTTCTCAAAAAATTACGGAGATGTATTTTTGGATTAATACTTTGTGATTCATAAGTGAATCATTTCTAAATGTTTTTAGGGGTTGTTCTGGAGATTGGAGATGCATATCTATAATTTTTTAGTGGTGATTTTGTAGATGCATTTCCAGAATAACTCTTGAAAGCATTTGGAAACTTTTGACTTGGCAGTAAATGTGTCATTTTTAAAGCCAATTATACTAAGGATATCCTAAGACCATGTTAATTATACTAATGCAATTCAAGGATGTTATATATAAATTCAAACAATACTACAAATTCAAGCattagtcaattaataaaaaaaatgttaccgTAGTATATAATTTGTAAAGAAAATATAATtgtcaaaatacaaataaaaataaactaatgtGTATATCCAACTCCTCTGTTTCTCCTCTGTAACATGTACTGCAAGGCATTCGGTGCCTCGAGTAAGATGGCTTGTACGACAGTCATACCAAAACTAACTTCCTCAAAATCTCCTCTCTCCTTGGCATCTCTCGTAATCGTCGCAATACGCTGACAGACGGACAAAAGGTCTTGGGCATAGTCATCCCTAGTATGCTCCTATTCCAATATCTTCTGATGAGTTGGTTTAGGTGGCGCTCTCACGAAATTTAGTGTCATGTAAGAATGTGACATTTGATAGAACCATTGAATGTAGCCGTGTCCAGCAACCCATATATCACTAGCTGACACGCTGTGTGCTTCATTTggtaccaaataattctaaaaattATCGAGTATGACATCAAGGTCTCTGCGATCTACTGCCGGAGGAACAAACACGGAGGGAGGTCTTGGAATAATCTGAAGAATCCCGAATTGACGCATGATCTACTCTGGAAGAGGTGGATACATTAGGTGCACCTACAAGCCAACCATCTTGAGAAGAAGGCTATGTCATCCAAGGAACGCGTCTGACGGTGACTTTCGTACAGACAGAAGCATATGTCATATACTATAGTGCGATTAATAAACACCCAAAACGACTCTATTGCCTGATTTCCTTTGTTCTGGGTAAAGGCGCAAGCACGTAGATCCTTAGTGTAGTTATTCTCAAGTTTTCATCCGGATATGCGAGGTAAGCGAGAGATGATCCAAGCTCGAAAATAGTTCagataaaatattagtaacaagTGGAACATAAGTGTTATGAAAATTTTAGTAACAATAAAGGTTACAAATAATTACTGTAAGCAGCGTGTAGCTTTGTGTCATTTGTCTTGTTTTTCAAAGACAAGCTTCGCCTAGTTTAAAGTACAAATAAACCAAATATGCAATCCCCCAATTGTACTCGTGATCCGCTATTAGTCGATGAAGTGTGTCAGACAGACTACATCGATGTAGGTTGCATTTTTGTCCATAAACATTATCGTGCCAACCAAGTAAATGAAGTATGATCACAATACATATTGTTTGTGAAACAAAATCTGCTCATCATCACCATTGGCTTCTATTGCTGCAGTCAGGTGGTATTTATACTGTTCTGCCAGGTATTAAAATTGGGCATGAGCGCCTCTCGTGGCATCAAACTATATTTGGTCCTCACATGTGTCAGCTCCCAAGTAGTTTACCGTTATTTCATGTGCCTTGGGTCTGTTGATCCGAGAATGGTTTAGTAATCTTCCCCTAATTGAAAGATGTAGAAGGCATGAGACATCATCGAGGGTGATGCACATATCACCATGAGGGATGTAGAAAGACGACGTCTTCTTGTGCCAACTCTTCAAAAAATTTGTCAACATGCCATGGTTAATGGTCTTGTATCTAGTGGCGCATAAACATGCTAGCCCAGAGTAACAAACTACATCTTGAAACCATGTGTCTTCATTCTGTTCCAGGTTCAAAATCTTCCTAGCATGGGTTACATATTTTATTGTTTCACGCTcctataaaaatacaaataaatatacCATTAGTCGCAACTCAATTATTATGAAACAAATTTAATGTAAAAGTAAATAAACATACCTCGTCTTCCCACACATACCTAGTAATATGTTTTGCATATAGAAAACTATAAGGAACGGGAGAATCAACAACTACAGGTTTCTCCTGCTGGGCTTCAGGGGGCTACAGGAAAAGCGGGGGAAACATACCCCCTGGAAGACGACGTCGGAGACACGTGAACTGTAGATTCGACGCTTCCGAATCAAATGAAGTCGCACCAACTTATGGCCTCGGGTACACTATGCTCTCCCTACTAATGAACACAAGTTGGGATATACGACCGTGCCTCAATCTGTCATAGTTTTCAGTCATTGTACCTATAATACAAACCAAAAAAGAATATCAAAATCAAGGCAAGtaaaattcggagatgcatctccgtaaaaCAGGAAAGAGAAATTCTGGAAATGTGTATGCGTAAAAATGCGTGGTTGCAGAAAATGTAGTAAATCCCATATGATTCcaaaaacactaaaaaaatttGAATGCATGTGTCGCAACGCGAAAAATACCTGATCGTAAGGAACGCTTGAAATACAACAAAATCaccaccgatctttatttattccaaaatgaaagggaaaatattgataaaacacACGAGAGAAAGAAAAATGGTTGTTGCAACCAAGAGCGGATTCGGGAGTCGGTTATtcaaggggaaggtgttaacaCCCCTCACATCCGTTTTACTCAATGGaatccatttagttagttttgcgaATGAGTGTTAGCATGAGAATTAACGATCTTCTAATTATTAAGTgaggaaagagaaagaaattattattttagGTTTTGCCAAGAATTCaaaatcttgtgcctacgtattacCAGGTGCAATGGGAAAATTAGAGCTTCGTAGTTCGTGGTGGCAAACCACGAATTTGTTAGTTGCTTTTAAGGAGTGACACATTAGATATTTCGACTGGTTAAATCTTTGCTCGTTGCTCGCTCTTATAGGCTAAAGTGTTTGTTTGTTTCGCATCAAATGGACCGTATCTTAGCAGTTAAACACTGCTTTTTGCTTGCTCTTGGAGGATgaagcctttgtttgtttcgctTCGAAATGGCTAACACACACTCATTTCTAAAAAAGGTTCTCGAAGTCGCACACTGACGGAAAAAAAGGTTTCATGAGTTGAGTTGATTTTAAACAGAGACAAGTATCTTAACAGGGAGCTCTACAACAATACCAAAATACTCGGGAAAGGAAGAGGCCTACGCCTAATCACTCTCTTTTTCATCCAAAAAGTTATTAAGAAAAGTGTGAGGCGAATATAGTCATTGTTCCTTAACAAAAGACAAGTATTCGACTAGCGAGCTCTACATCCGTGTCCTAATACTCAATGAAGGAAGAGGACTACGCCCAATCACTCCCTTTTTCATCCTCGAAAGAATGAACTACAAGTACTTTGATTAGGTGTATTTTGATTTGAAATACAAGTACTCGAACAGTATGTCCTACGATAATATCCAAGTACTCGAAGAAGGAAGAGGCCTACACCTAATCACTtcctttttcatttaatttattttagaaaagtgTGAAGTCAAGCTTCTCTATGATGAAtatattttgatgaagacaagataTCTTAGTGACAAGAAGGCAAAGATGAACTTCAAAGATAAAGCATCATGTTCAAATTCAAGCAATTACATTTCAAAGTTAAAGCATCATGATTCAAGACTTTGGATTCAAGACTTTGGATTCAAGTTATTGCATTCCAAGAAGGTATAATGATAATATTTGTCTTCActaaagtcttagatgctcaagTTCTCAAAATTATCATGCATAAAAAATCTTTGATTCAAATGCAttaaaagctttttttttatCATGCATTGGAAAATTTATTTCTTTGTTTGAACTATGTTAAGTCACTTTCAAATATATTActttcaaataatatatatatatatatatatatatatatatatatatatatatatatatatatatatatatatatatatatatatatatatatatatatatatatatatatatatatatatatatatatatatatatatatatagacttggataaatcaatagatgttgtataaggttggttcaaataattagacaatttttttaatttttcaaattttttaaacattcaaattttgATAAATTGTGACATTTTAACCGGCCGTAACAACACAAAAACCACCACAATTTATAACGTTCTGAAAtagtatttttaaatttgaaatttcaaaattGCTGCAAATTTGTTAAGTCAAGTGACCGTTTTAAGTGACTTAACAAGTCCTGTAGGaatttgaataaataataatttttttaacacctTTTCATGCACTCTTCATGAAACCTTTTCATTTTAACTTGACATTGTTCATGTTATTTTTTCGATGATTTTACCATGTTTCATAGAGGTATTATGCACTTATAAATACATgaagtttcaaattcaaaatcacctCTTCCAATAAAAAACTTAGAATTTTCATAATTCACTTTTCTAGTTTTCTACTTTTattcaagatattttctacatATTTTCACATCATCCAAACCAGAAAACACTTGAGCAATCTAACACCTTAGTACTTGTGAATTATTATCATTGGAAAGGAAGATCAATTACATTGATATATCACTTAGAGTGATAATTACTACAAACTTATCTATTCAAAATAATTTCCAGATTTGGTTGTATTCCTTGTttttcaggattgttggaaacaagagagtaGAAAGGAAAGAGTTATTTTCTTGTTCTACTTGTTTGGTTGTACCTTGCTAtctaggattgttggaagcaagatgTTGAAAGTGAGAtgattgttctcatttcaacttgattgatccaagaggattgttcttggtggtttcgttgttagaagattgtaggagaagTATTGAGTTTAGACGTACAAATATCTAACAATAATGAAATCTCTTTTGTTTTGAAAAGGGACCGGAGTACTCTTGGACCGTGAGGGGAACCAAGATACATccttgtgttttttaattttcaacatttaccgctttcatcacaaatcataaaccattaaaaaaaacacatttataaactcttgcaccaaactagaaaaataagaacaaatatTCTAAAatcggataaattttcaaagtcctaattcacccccctcttaggtgcACTCTTGAACTtacaaaaaagattttgaaaagtcctaattttaatttaaaaaaaaaactaacaatatACAAGTATTAGCTTTGTCAATAAAAGTAATGACAAAAAAAATGCAAATTGTAAAGCATCAAACACAAATCCGGccggaaaaaaaaaacaaatccctTAAACCcaaatttgaaatttaatttttgcAAAAGTTTTATTTTGGTAATTAAAATAAGCCATACATTTATAAATGGTTTGTTATCTTACCTTGGGGTAAAAGATGTCATTGGTTGCGGATAAGCTTGTAAAAATCACAAGATCATATTTAGTTAAGGTTCGTAGGCATTACCTTCAAAAGCTCAAAGTTTATAGTCAAAATCTCAAGAAGACGTCTTGGGGACAAGACTATGCCAACGTTTGTATAAATCTCAGGTGCAATTTCTATAACTCTAtcattttaatttccgcaatttacttTCAATATATTTCCGCTGCTAATTACTCAACCAAAATTAGTAATACGATCTTAATCGAGAAAGGTACAAAATTAATCACGAATTTTAAATATCAATTCACCCCATTCTTATGCTTGAAGTCACTTTTTCAACAGATACTAGATGTTGAGGGAGATCCACCTAGGCTATCTCATCGAGATATATTGGAAGAGGATCTGGGGTAGACCATGTCGTTGATGTCTTGCCCATTTGTTAGCATATTGTAGCCATTGAGAGAGAGCATAGAGAGAGGGGAGTTTGAGGAGGCGAGTCCTAGGATGGCCACCGTACATGCTATGATAGCTAAGGCACATAATGCCATGCGATACAGGAGGCAGGGAAGGAACTTGAGGATAACCAATAGTTcacttttacttttattttgatgatatttgtaTTATGGTTTGTGTTCTGAACCGACCCAATCTTTAGAATTAGCCCAATCCACTCCTATTTATAGATCCGACCCAATAAGCATTGGTCCACACACTCAGGCAAACAAAGGATATATTTTTCTCTCTTGCCCATCTATTGAGCACAGATGAACGACAGTCTTATCACAATAATGGATCATCTGAGCACGCTAACTCTTCCGTCCTCGCCAACGACTAATTCACTTTGCCCAGATGGACGAAGACTATTCTAACCGTCACCTATATTTTGGACCCTGGAATCGCGCCCAACCCAAAAGATAGCGTGACCTAGTCACACGCTCAagagaatattataaatatcccTCTCCATATAAAGGGCAAGATATGGAAAACTTTATCTCAAATCTATACTTTCCATTGTACCTTTGCTCTTGtccttactttggcatcagagtgccttgcaggtacaactccCTTTTTCTCAACCGTCACCAAAAATTACGCTGTTGTTGCTGGCCCACCTATTCTGACTCTTCAAGATCAGTTTATAATTTGTCGACACTGATGTTCGATTGtggattttaattgaattaatatatGGGTTTTTAATTGAATTACATTAGTgaatgatttaattgaataacAATTATGTATACTTGTAATAAATGGCCTAAAATATAAGGTTtcttaaaaaatgtcaaatatataacAAACTTACTACCTAGGGTGGAAACTAACTGTCTTTAGGGTTAGTCTAGAAGTATACTTTCAAATTATATCTTGAATT
It encodes:
- the LOC131630488 gene encoding protein MEI2-like 1: MPFEIMNQRGVTASSHLYDDVSYASEKNIGLRKPKSIHDDYAQGKSEIAASPGSILHTSSTLERNAKTGLPMSQTSLSGETSENLHFGGQAGIVDALKDSKESLNYHPRSWSDVHRQPASSSYGLIGNKIVTNAGPRESSLFSSSLSDMFSQKLRLLGNGVLSDQNITAGLLPEEEPYKSLEEIEADTIGDLLPDEDDLFSGVNDELGSSVPARANDDFEDLFSSGGGMELEGDELLVSGKRINGLDGDPAYFGGSNGKSPFGEQSSRTLFVRNVTSNVEDSELKALFEQYGDIRAIYTASKHRGFVMVSYYDLRAAQNAMKALQNRSFNSRKLDIHYSIPKGNASEKDIGHGTLMISGLDPSVLKDELKHIFGFYGEIKEIYEYSEMNHIKYIEFYDVRGAEASLRSLNGICIAGKHIKLEPGHPKIATCMMQPSQKGPDEPDIGHNLNDILFLRQKGVSSGVIASGGSLENGYNQRFHSPSQLPLNAFIDDKIFHSISNTTRGASAVPRFHPHSLPEYFDGLANGSPYNLSNTIKMAANIGTGSTEASDGRHIQGMSSTGNLADFNAGGNGSLPHHHQLYHMWNGSNLRQQSPSNAVVWQKTPSFVNGACAPGLPQMPSFARSPAHVLRASHVDHHVGSAPVVTGSPWERQHSYLGESPDAPGFRLGSLGNAGFPGSWQLHPPDLSSNMFSHVRGNVNDLTSSVGQGSPKQLSHVFPGRLPMTSMSKFDSTNERMRNLYHRRSEANNNHADKKQFELDLGRILRGEDNRTTLMIKNIPNKYTSKMLLTAIDESCRGAYDFLYLPIDFKNKCNVGYAFINMIEPAQIVPFHQAFNGKKWEKFNSEKVAVLAYARIQGKSALIAHFQNSSLMNEDKRCRPILFHTDGPNAGDPEPFPLGANIRVRPGKLRNSINEENRIQGNSSSLASAEEFASGIDSSPSSSRDTD